Below is a genomic region from Falco naumanni isolate bFalNau1 chromosome 2, bFalNau1.pat, whole genome shotgun sequence.
TATGGTCTCATGCGGCTTGATGGGGGCGGTGCACGATTTGGAGGAGTGATTGCTATATCCAAGTAGTCTCCTATCTGGAATTTCTGGGACTGCAATGTCATAGAATCATCTGTGCCCTTCCTGCCCGACATGGTACTGCCGATCTCCTTCACCCTGCACGCAGGAGGAAAGGCAAGTTGATCATCAGAGGCAAATCTCTCTAGATCTCCAAACAAGAACTGTACTGGCTCATCACAACCCTCCCATGCTGTCCTCTGCACTCTACTTAACATTTAGCTATCTACACAGGATGatgggttgtttggtttttttctctccagtacCAGGTGCACCAAGAAAAGCCATACCAAATTCTCCTTTTGATGGGGCAGAGTGTCGGGGCAACCTTCTACCATATTAAGTTAAATACTAGACAAAATCCCTTGCCCCCCCTTCCATACAGACACAGAACAAGACCCCAGAGATAACAGAGCACGATATATCCACTGGTTGCTGACAAGTTTAGCTCATACCATTCTGGAAGAGAGATACCTGCAACAAGAAGCCCTGCTAAAACGCAAACACATTCTCAGACGTAAGACCTACTGTGCCTCCCACCACCAGAAGCAAAGCTTCATCTGGATGCATAGGTCTGCCTTCTGCTTGATTGCCAATACAGCAACCAAAGCCTTCAAGCACCCAAGGCTTATTGTTTTGGTAAGACATGAACAATGATGGTCACCAAGCAAAATTTAGAGTTTGTATGGGTGGTCATACAGTCTGTTATCAAGAACTTCACAAATTCTGTATGTGGGTTCTGaactttaaaatctgtgttaatgaaaaataattcactggTCCAGTACCTGAAGTCTAATTTTATTAACCCGGAGAAGAAATGCCATTTACCTATACCCAGGCCTCTTGAGATCTGTAAAAACAATTGCAAAATTGAAGTGTGTGCCCTTCTTCCGTGCTTCTGGGTAAACTTCTTTCACTAAGCTGGTCAGCTCTTTCAGAGTTGCATCCATCCTagattaaacaaacaaacaaaccaaaacggttcacatttcaaaagcaacagcaataaaaaaagcttCCCAAAACCCATTTAAGATGGAATCAATATACTGCTGTGACTTAACCATGTTTCCTTGCCTTTGCATACTTTCTGTCAATAGCTGAAGATGAGTAAGATCTTACATTCTGGCTGCATAGTGAGCCATTGATTTCACAACGCTGGGAGAATCCACCACTTACTATAGACTGGAGGCAACACAGCCTACTGCAAATGTAGCTTCTAACTAGCTTCCAAGTCACTGCAATATCACAGTTATC
It encodes:
- the LOC121083277 gene encoding histone deacetylase complex subunit SAP18-like, with product MDATLKELTSLVKEVYPEARKKGTHFNFAIVFTDLKRPGYRVKEIGSTMSGRKGTDDSMTLQSQKFQIGDYLDIAITPPNRAPPPSSRMRPY